Proteins encoded in a region of the Streptacidiphilus rugosus AM-16 genome:
- a CDS encoding PARP domain-containing protein, producing MKGLETTADGVSETENTPVARAIAGNVTAFSKSQLFKWRVSFTGSGLEGNDQESIEWSLLKFLYELQDYATNADQLEWALTTLGRYLYDVQESWGSFSKSCISLVDNLKKYPEFIAMGQPGEGREHPAAAEIREIVESACEYVPALIDTVQSLQNSVGRMLAVQNDPPTSHPYLEFQNSGSELLRLAELKFGSANLLIGVEQDPVSGMWKYSYDAEIISEQVEWAVSQNLLIQPYYHGTRPDSAEAIMADGIRPSSWGADGRGVYLADDIATTEAYASRIEGSGHGSGGNADGLGPIVLAKYDDTKPILVIQAVAAGENKFRAVYPKNGEFPTGANSSEWWNGWARDHGFGALYVAHVSMTTKEIYGHFVAFDPKSLKLAAKIPGAEHPAHPKSSKFSAERKEKARMAHETAASINEVSHKRGRKAKNLLQQTPDPKTASEQGSFGSGVPMGKQFRGEYKVPGTDRGKGYWKDAAITGRFAHLYLDESNYQLMMVEPSANGAVEQTVFKDMQAAGRRPYPKGKYGWVVSNSAPETFFLFNEQVAEITIVKGDVVTVESEFVAFDDQWQKMQSLKEAMERGEIDDWYIKVAHHSTPVAGRNVTGAGEITIGERGAIMELNNKSGHYKPDEKSMKNSVKALQELGYDMTGEKSGKSPLITLQGAFDLQGNATQKVTLTGAQYLSVPSEASIADMRRKNSLTAAVKSEGAEGIRDAGQDEQHFYTFRIEFTKYRESLEARLARIRRVRGWSDMKVQRIREQKWRSFLDGHPHNESWIDWPDGGAEPLLVGRTISSPWHVNASSGPLNAPRLVALKADGIVDQSQLDEAPSNDPSALLETDEEDAPYVSYDTRMRPRLRDENGEETEYSDDE from the coding sequence ATGAAGGGACTTGAGACCACTGCGGATGGCGTGTCCGAGACGGAGAACACACCTGTCGCCAGAGCCATAGCAGGAAATGTCACTGCCTTCAGTAAATCACAACTGTTTAAATGGCGGGTCAGTTTTACTGGAAGTGGACTGGAAGGAAATGACCAGGAAAGCATAGAATGGAGCTTGCTGAAATTCCTCTATGAGCTGCAGGACTACGCCACGAATGCGGACCAGCTGGAGTGGGCTTTGACGACCCTTGGTAGGTACCTGTACGATGTGCAGGAATCCTGGGGCTCATTTTCTAAATCCTGCATTTCTCTGGTCGACAATCTCAAGAAATATCCAGAATTTATTGCCATGGGCCAGCCGGGTGAAGGAAGGGAGCACCCGGCTGCTGCTGAGATCCGTGAAATAGTTGAATCGGCGTGCGAGTACGTGCCAGCACTCATTGATACCGTGCAGTCATTGCAAAATTCGGTAGGCCGTATGCTGGCCGTACAGAATGATCCTCCCACAAGTCACCCATATCTGGAGTTTCAGAATTCAGGCAGCGAATTGTTGAGACTTGCAGAGTTGAAGTTTGGGAGCGCCAATCTACTGATTGGCGTGGAACAGGACCCGGTCAGCGGCATGTGGAAGTATTCCTACGACGCCGAAATTATTTCGGAGCAGGTTGAATGGGCCGTTAGTCAGAATCTTTTGATTCAGCCTTACTACCATGGGACCAGGCCAGACTCCGCTGAAGCTATTATGGCCGATGGTATCAGGCCATCGAGCTGGGGGGCGGACGGTCGCGGAGTCTACTTGGCAGACGATATTGCAACGACGGAGGCGTACGCAAGTCGAATCGAGGGATCCGGACATGGCTCCGGGGGAAACGCCGACGGACTGGGGCCAATCGTGCTTGCGAAGTACGACGATACAAAACCGATTCTCGTCATCCAAGCCGTAGCAGCCGGCGAGAACAAGTTCCGAGCAGTTTACCCAAAAAATGGAGAATTTCCCACAGGGGCGAATTCTTCGGAATGGTGGAATGGCTGGGCGAGGGATCATGGGTTTGGAGCCCTCTATGTAGCTCATGTTTCAATGACCACTAAGGAAATTTACGGGCACTTTGTCGCTTTCGATCCAAAATCTCTAAAACTTGCTGCCAAAATTCCTGGGGCGGAGCATCCTGCCCACCCGAAGAGCTCGAAATTCAGTGCCGAGCGCAAAGAGAAGGCTCGGATGGCCCATGAAACGGCGGCCTCCATCAACGAAGTCAGCCATAAGCGGGGTCGCAAGGCAAAGAACCTTCTCCAGCAGACGCCGGACCCGAAAACCGCATCCGAGCAGGGAAGCTTCGGTTCCGGCGTCCCGATGGGCAAACAATTCCGGGGTGAATACAAAGTCCCCGGAACCGACAGGGGAAAAGGATATTGGAAAGATGCGGCAATTACAGGAAGATTTGCCCACCTATATTTGGACGAAAGTAACTATCAGCTGATGATGGTCGAGCCGTCGGCGAACGGTGCGGTCGAGCAGACTGTCTTCAAGGATATGCAGGCGGCGGGAAGAAGGCCCTATCCGAAAGGCAAATACGGATGGGTTGTTTCTAATTCTGCCCCGGAGACATTCTTTTTGTTCAATGAGCAAGTTGCGGAAATAACGATAGTGAAAGGCGATGTTGTTACCGTTGAGTCTGAATTTGTAGCATTTGATGACCAGTGGCAGAAGATGCAATCCTTGAAGGAGGCGATGGAGCGGGGCGAGATAGACGACTGGTACATCAAGGTGGCACACCACAGCACGCCGGTGGCGGGACGAAATGTTACAGGTGCTGGAGAGATCACGATCGGTGAGCGGGGTGCCATTATGGAGTTGAATAACAAAAGCGGCCATTACAAACCCGACGAAAAGTCCATGAAGAACTCCGTGAAAGCGCTTCAAGAGCTCGGATACGACATGACCGGGGAAAAGTCTGGCAAGTCTCCACTTATTACATTGCAGGGCGCATTCGACCTCCAGGGGAATGCGACTCAAAAGGTAACCCTGACAGGCGCACAGTATCTATCGGTTCCGAGTGAAGCCAGCATTGCAGATATGCGGCGGAAGAATAGCTTGACTGCCGCGGTAAAAAGTGAAGGCGCGGAGGGGATCCGAGATGCGGGCCAGGATGAACAGCATTTCTATACCTTCCGTATTGAGTTCACGAAGTATAGAGAGAGCCTTGAGGCGCGGCTCGCGCGCATACGTCGAGTGCGCGGCTGGAGCGATATGAAGGTGCAGAGGATCCGTGAGCAAAAATGGCGTTCGTTCCTTGATGGCCATCCGCATAATGAGAGCTGGATCGATTGGCCTGACGGCGGAGCCGAGCCGCTTCTTGTGGGTAGGACAATCTCGAGCCCATGGCATGTGAATGCGAGCAGTGGACCACTCAATGCACCTCGACTCGTTGCACTCAAGGCGGATGGGATTGTCGACCAAAGTCAACTGGACGAAGCGCCCAGTAATGATCCAAGCGCGCTACTTGAGACGGACGAAGAAGATGCACCGTATGTATCTTACGACACTAGGATGAGGCCGAGGCTACGGGATGAGAATGGGGAGGAAACAGAATACAGCGACGATGAATAG
- a CDS encoding DUF4279 domain-containing protein gives MPEDLRKQLAAPVTKWSAGAIRITSRTVTAGEISCHLGITADQQFERDSLMSPRNPASARRETSVWIRRSGLPNDSDLADHVRVLVALVDGRREELASLSVDCDLELCLGFGSENGQGGCVLPARLLTEVGALGLDIVLDLYPPESAATVVCP, from the coding sequence GTGCCAGAGGACCTGAGGAAGCAGCTGGCCGCGCCGGTCACGAAGTGGTCGGCCGGGGCGATCCGGATCACGAGCCGCACGGTCACTGCTGGCGAGATCTCGTGTCACCTGGGGATCACGGCGGACCAGCAGTTCGAGCGGGACAGCCTGATGAGTCCCCGCAATCCGGCCAGTGCTCGACGGGAGACCAGCGTCTGGATCAGGCGAAGCGGCCTGCCTAATGACAGCGACCTCGCGGACCATGTGCGAGTGCTGGTCGCACTCGTTGACGGGCGTCGCGAGGAGTTGGCGAGCCTGTCCGTCGACTGCGACCTGGAGCTGTGTCTGGGCTTCGGCAGCGAGAACGGTCAAGGAGGCTGTGTCCTGCCGGCACGCCTGCTCACGGAGGTCGGTGCACTCGGACTGGACATCGTGCTTGACCTGTATCCGCCCGAATCAGCCGCGACTGTCGTTTGCCCGTGA
- a CDS encoding IS630 family transposase (programmed frameshift): MRYAQGGGLTDAERTTRERLRLQAVERFEAGQKNAEVAAALRISVRSVERWRRAWREGGEAGVLSKGSRGRPRLSEAQIARLERELERGPLAHGWADQRWTLARIKTLIGRLFHVSYTVEGTWRLLKRHGWSWQQPTRRAIERDDDAVEVWKKGDLAAGKSTAAERGAWIVFEDEAGQSMTPPRARTWGRIGQTPVVRVRGRGSGRVSMAGMTCYKPGERSRLIYAIREYRGRKDTPKGFGWRDFRDLIVRARIQLGGPIVLVWDNVRLHLTAGMREFIAANAEWLTVFQLPTYAPDLNPQEGVWSLVKRGIGNLAAADLSQITRAVKRRLKKIQYRPDLVDGCLTGTGLTLA, translated from the exons GTGAGGTACGCGCAGGGCGGCGGGCTGACCGACGCCGAGAGAACTACGCGGGAGCGGTTACGGCTCCAGGCCGTGGAGCGTTTCGAGGCTGGGCAGAAGAACGCGGAGGTTGCCGCTGCCCTGCGGATCAGCGTGCGGTCGGTCGAGCGGTGGCGCCGGGCCTGGCGTGAGGGCGGCGAAGCCGGGGTCCTGTCGAAGGGGTCACGGGGAAGGCCTCGACTCAGCGAAGCCCAGATAGCCAGGCTAGAGCGTGAGTTGGAGCGTGGTCCACTGGCCCACGGATGGGCGGACCAGCGGTGGACGCTCGCACGGATCAAGACGCTGATCGGCCGGCTCTTCCATGTCTCCTATACGGTCGAGGGCACCTGGCGGCTGCTGAAGCGGCACGGCTGGAGTTGGCAGCAGCCCACCAGGCGCGCGATCGAACGCGATGACGATGCGGTCGAGGTGTGGAAGA AAGGAGACCTGGCCGCGGGTAAGAGCACCGCGGCGGAGCGCGGGGCCTGGATCGTCTTTGAGGACGAGGCCGGGCAGTCGATGACTCCGCCGCGCGCCAGGACCTGGGGCCGGATCGGCCAGACCCCGGTCGTGAGGGTGAGAGGCCGTGGCTCCGGGCGCGTCTCGATGGCGGGCATGACCTGTTACAAGCCGGGCGAGCGGTCCCGGCTGATCTACGCGATCCGCGAGTACCGCGGCCGCAAGGACACGCCGAAAGGCTTCGGCTGGCGCGACTTCCGCGACCTGATCGTCCGAGCCCGCATCCAGCTCGGCGGCCCGATCGTGCTGGTCTGGGACAACGTGCGTCTGCACCTGACAGCTGGCATGCGGGAGTTCATCGCCGCGAACGCCGAGTGGCTCACGGTGTTCCAGCTGCCCACCTACGCCCCAGACCTCAACCCGCAGGAGGGCGTCTGGTCGCTGGTCAAGCGCGGCATCGGCAACCTCGCCGCGGCCGACCTCAGCCAGATCACCCGAGCCGTGAAGCGCCGCCTCAAGAAGATCCAGTACCGCCCGGACCTCGTTGACGGCTGCCTCACCGGAACCGGACTCACACTCGCCTGA
- a CDS encoding HEAT repeat domain-containing protein: MSDMITALEALTDRDPNRRDAAADTLGDLLRDTALDTDTAHLVVGRLISLAFNEPETKVRESALNSISEAFNHHRLPLDLVEPLATAMPTMEPALLEHALYILGATHDPRARSLIEPFLHHPNPQVREDARLAAAEITASEGPTHKS; the protein is encoded by the coding sequence ATGAGCGACATGATCACGGCGCTTGAAGCGCTGACCGACCGCGATCCGAACCGTCGGGATGCCGCAGCCGACACCCTCGGGGACCTCCTGCGCGACACCGCGCTCGACACGGACACCGCCCACCTGGTCGTCGGACGCCTGATCAGCCTGGCCTTCAACGAACCGGAGACCAAGGTCCGCGAGTCCGCCCTGAACTCCATCAGCGAGGCCTTCAACCACCACCGCCTGCCCCTGGACCTCGTCGAACCGCTGGCGACCGCCATGCCGACAATGGAGCCCGCGCTCCTCGAACACGCCCTCTACATCCTCGGCGCCACCCACGACCCGCGGGCCCGGTCGCTGATCGAGCCGTTCCTCCACCACCCCAACCCACAGGTGCGCGAAGATGCGCGGCTCGCAGCAGCCGAGATCACCGCGTCGGAAGGCCCCACCCACAAGTCTTGA
- a CDS encoding family 43 glycosylhydrolase has translation MISPAHRSAAAGTSTTWVNLDPAGHAVTRYDTAGNAVDAHDGTTALFNGTYYLYGTSYDCGYQLNTKFCGFKVYSSPDLAHWTDRGYAVSGSACTVCFRPHVIYNISTAKYVMWANVGSGYRVYLSSTPTGPFVAAGDTTLTMTTGQSGGDEGLFVDSDRTAYLAYTVITQSTNSHEQRIEKLNSQYTGGTGQYADIPRTDAASYPPYGTEAPSLFLRGATYYSVMGPTCPYCAGTPTLYATAPSPLGPWSTYTAINADSCGGQPSFVFPLTEGTTAATYAPSTTYLFGSDLWHASATGALEPNQALANYYWAPLQFDDTTDPPAIKPFTCAAEATVALPSGSPGNQSATPGGVDQTSSDAGFHTWCDIRQGTAQREQTFVAGRSGILDRLSLTVFQRNQRSATGGTLPMTGPPNAPLVLDLLDVGANRTLASMWAADAGTLGWSPRAITVQPNAAVSQGHSYAVVLRSATTTGCYGFAYSDAAPYAGGGEAYSTNGGTTYTTESNRSLKFWTAVGPAGATFCGSEGGYCNFSGTQQVSFGAGGSYVSTTVAGPVACNPTTFGSDPSPGVIKACYVHALGPAGDVMCAVEQGPGSPNGAGCNFNGTQQVSFGAGGNFLSKTLSGPVTCSSSTFGGDPAVGTVKACFVQPLVAGAPPGYTLCAPAESGVCTFTGVQSLAYGADGDYTFTTRSGPVACDLASFDDIDPAYGTVKACYIGPPRLG, from the coding sequence ATGATCAGTCCCGCGCACCGGTCCGCAGCCGCCGGCACCTCCACCACGTGGGTCAACCTCGACCCCGCAGGGCACGCCGTGACGCGATACGACACGGCGGGAAACGCCGTCGACGCGCACGACGGCACGACAGCCCTGTTCAACGGCACGTACTACCTCTACGGAACCAGCTACGACTGCGGCTACCAGCTCAACACGAAGTTCTGCGGCTTCAAGGTCTACTCGTCCCCCGACCTGGCGCACTGGACCGACCGCGGCTACGCCGTGTCCGGCTCGGCCTGCACTGTCTGCTTCCGCCCGCACGTCATCTACAACATCAGCACGGCGAAGTACGTCATGTGGGCCAACGTCGGTTCAGGTTACCGGGTGTATCTCAGTTCGACGCCGACCGGACCCTTCGTCGCCGCCGGTGACACCACCTTGACCATGACGACCGGTCAGAGCGGAGGAGACGAAGGACTCTTCGTGGACTCCGACCGGACCGCCTATCTCGCCTACACGGTCATCACCCAGTCGACGAACAGCCACGAACAACGGATCGAGAAACTGAACAGCCAGTACACCGGCGGAACCGGGCAGTATGCCGACATACCGAGGACCGACGCGGCGTCCTACCCGCCCTACGGCACCGAGGCGCCATCCCTGTTCCTGCGCGGCGCCACCTACTACTCCGTCATGGGCCCGACCTGCCCCTACTGCGCGGGAACACCCACCCTTTATGCGACGGCGCCCAGCCCACTCGGCCCCTGGTCCACCTACACAGCGATCAACGCCGACTCCTGCGGCGGCCAGCCGTCCTTCGTCTTCCCACTCACCGAGGGAACCACTGCCGCCACGTATGCGCCCAGTACCACCTACCTCTTCGGCAGCGACCTGTGGCACGCGAGCGCCACGGGCGCCCTGGAACCGAACCAGGCATTGGCGAACTACTACTGGGCCCCACTGCAGTTCGACGACACCACCGACCCACCCGCCATCAAGCCGTTCACCTGTGCGGCGGAGGCGACCGTCGCTCTGCCGTCCGGCTCCCCCGGCAACCAGTCAGCAACACCGGGAGGCGTCGACCAGACCAGCAGCGACGCAGGCTTCCACACCTGGTGCGACATCCGCCAAGGCACCGCACAACGCGAGCAGACCTTCGTCGCCGGCCGATCCGGGATCCTGGACCGGCTCAGCCTGACCGTGTTCCAGCGCAATCAACGCAGCGCCACCGGCGGCACGCTGCCCATGACCGGCCCTCCCAACGCACCCCTGGTACTGGATCTGCTGGACGTGGGCGCGAACCGGACACTTGCCTCCATGTGGGCCGCCGACGCCGGCACCCTGGGCTGGTCGCCCCGCGCAATCACGGTCCAGCCCAATGCGGCCGTCAGCCAGGGCCACTCGTACGCCGTCGTACTCCGCTCGGCGACGACCACCGGATGCTACGGCTTCGCCTACTCCGACGCCGCACCGTATGCCGGAGGCGGCGAGGCCTACAGCACCAACGGTGGGACCACGTACACCACGGAGAGCAACCGAAGCCTCAAGTTCTGGACAGCCGTGGGCCCGGCAGGTGCAACGTTCTGCGGTTCGGAGGGCGGCTACTGCAACTTCTCCGGCACGCAGCAGGTCTCCTTCGGCGCAGGCGGCAGCTACGTCTCCACGACCGTGGCCGGGCCGGTGGCCTGCAACCCCACGACGTTCGGCAGCGACCCCTCCCCCGGCGTGATCAAGGCCTGCTACGTCCATGCGCTCGGACCGGCGGGAGATGTGATGTGTGCCGTGGAACAGGGCCCCGGCTCCCCCAACGGCGCGGGCTGCAACTTCAACGGTACGCAGCAGGTCTCCTTCGGCGCAGGCGGAAATTTCCTCTCCAAGACCCTTTCCGGGCCGGTGACGTGCAGTTCGAGCACGTTCGGTGGCGATCCCGCCGTCGGTACCGTCAAAGCCTGCTTCGTACAGCCTCTCGTGGCAGGCGCGCCGCCCGGGTACACGCTGTGCGCGCCCGCTGAGAGCGGAGTCTGCACCTTCACCGGCGTCCAGAGCCTCGCATACGGCGCCGACGGCGACTACACGTTCACGACCCGCTCGGGACCAGTGGCCTGCGATCTCGCGAGCTTCGACGACATCGACCCCGCCTACGGAACCGTCAAGGCCTGCTACATCGGACCGCCACGGTTGGGTTAG